A region of Clarias gariepinus isolate MV-2021 ecotype Netherlands chromosome 25, CGAR_prim_01v2, whole genome shotgun sequence DNA encodes the following proteins:
- the LOC128512959 gene encoding yjeF N-terminal domain-containing 3-like, with the protein MNHRSTDQDCESTQRLHYLSKEEAVAMEMELLRDYHFGLHQLTEILGHACAVAITKAFPLSTLGKRQPTILVVCGPDQNGCIGLACARYLRLFEYMPTVFYPKRSSQNPHLDFTVQCEKMDIPFLSYLPTEVQLINDAYKLVVDALLGPERELGTAKDPFTSIMLTLRGVKIPIASIDIPSDWDPDEATILTGSRINPKVLISLMAPKRCALSFSGTHFLAGRLLPYDIQKKYELNLPKFPSTDCITELH; encoded by the exons ATGAACCACAGGAGCACCGATCAGGACTGTGAGTCCACACAGAGGCTGCACTACCTCAG TAAAGAGGAGGCTGTTGCCATGGAGATGGAGTTGCTGAGGGACTATCACTTTGGGCTGCATCAGCTGACAGAGATTTTAGGCCACGCATGTGCTGTTGCCATTACAAAG GCATTCCCGCTGAGCACTCTGGGTAAGAGACAACCCACCATACTAGTGGTGTGTGGGCCGGATCAGAACGGCTGCATTGGGCTGGCATGTGCACGCTATCTGAGATTATTC GAATACATGCCTACTGTCTTCTACCCAAAACGTTCTTCACAAAATCCTCACCTGGACTTCACTGTACAGTGTGAAAAAATGGACATCCCCTTCCTGTCCTACCTGCCCACAGAG GTGCAGCTTATAAACGATGCATATAAGCTGGTGGTGGATGCACTGCTGGGTCCAGAGAGAGAACTAGGAACAGCAAAAGATCCCTTCACTAGTATCATGCTTACTCTCAGAGGGGTCAAAATCCCCATTGCCAGCATTGACATCCCTTCAG ACTGGGATCCCGATGAAGCCACCATCCTAACAGGATCCCGGATTAATCCCAAAGTCCTCATTTCTCTGATGGCACCAAAAAGGTGTGCACTCAGTTTCTCGGGGACACATTTCCTTGCTGGACGCTTACTACCCTACGATATTCAAAAGAAATATGAGCTCAACCTACCCAAGTTCCCCAGTACAGACTGTATTACTGAGCTCCATTAG